The Actinocorallia herbida DNA window CCGATGGTAGGGATGGATGCCGAAATCATTGGGTAACGCTGGGAGATCTTTCGTGACAGAACGGGTCAACCCCCGGGTACTGCGCGCAGGCCTACGGGTGCTGGGGGTGGCGATCCGCACCGAACCGCTCATGTTCACGCTGTCCGTCGTGGCCAGCGCGCTCTACGGCGGGATGACGGTGGCGAGCGCCTGGGTGCTCGGCGAGGTCACCGAACGGGTGATCCTCCCGGCCTTCGCCGCGGGGGAGACCACGAAGGGGGCGCTCGCCGCGGGCGGGGCGGCGATCGTCGCCGTCTCGGTGCTCAAGGCGCTCGGGGTGGCCGGCCGGCGCTTCTGGGCCGGTCTCATGCAGTACAACCTCCAGGCCCGCTTCCGCAGGTCGGTGACCCGCCAGTACCTGCGGCTGCCCCTCGCCTGGCACCACCGGCACCCGACCGGCCAGCTGCTGTCCAACGCGAGCAGCGACATCGAGGCCGCGTGGGCGCCCATCGCGCCGCTGCCGATGGCCGTGGGCGTGGTGTTCATGCTGGTCTTCGCGGCCTTCTCGATCCTCGCGGTGGACCTTCCCCTGGCCGTCGTCGGCTTCCTGCTCTTTCCGCTGATCGCGCTGCTCAACCTCGTCTACCAGCGCGTCCTGTCGCCCAGGGTGGCGCGCGCGCAGCAGTTGCGGGCCGAGGTGAGCGAGGTCGCGCACGAGAGCTTCGAGGGCGGCCTCGTGGTCAAGACCCTCGGGCGGGAGGCCGCGGAGACCGAGCGGTTCCGGACCGCCGCCGAACGGCTGCGCGACGCCAACGTCGACGTCGGCAGGGTGCGCGGCCTGTTCGACCCGGTGCTGGAGTCCCTGCCCCGCTTCGGGGTGCTCGCGGTGCTGCTGTTCGGTTCGATGAGGCTCGACGCGGGGGCGATCGACACCGGCGACCTCGTCCAGGTCTGCTACCTGTTCACGCTGCTGTCGTGGCCGGTCCGGTCCCTCGGGTGGGTCCTCGCCGAACTGCCCCGCAGCGTCGTCGGGTGGGACCGGGTCCGGGCCGTCCTGGACGCCGAAGGCGCGATGCCGTACGGGAAGGGCGCTCTCGCCGTCGAGGTCGCCGCCCGCCTGGAGGCGGAGGACCTGACCTTCGGGTACGCCGATGACACCACGGTGCTCTCCGGCGCGAGCCTGAGCGTCGCGCCCGGCCGGACCGTGGCCGTCGTAGGGCCGACGGGCTCGGGCAAGTCCACGCTGGCGTCCCTGCTCGTCCGGCTGGTCGACCCGCGTGCGGGCGCCGTCCGGCTCGACGGGACCGACGTGCGGGACCTCGCGCCCGGCGAGGTCGCCCGCGCCGCGGCCCTCGTCCCCCAGGACACCTTCCTGTTCGACGACACCGTGCGCGGCAACGTCGACCTCGAAGGCGACCTCGCCGACGCCGACCTCTGGGCGGCGCTGCGCCTCGCCCAGGCCGACGGGTTCGTGGCGGGCCTGCCCGACGGCCTCGACACCCGGCTCGGCGAGCGCGGCGCGACCCTGTCGGGCGGCCAGCGCCAGCGCCTCGCGCTGGCCCGCGCGCTCGTCCGCAGGCCGCGCCTGCTCGTCCTGGACGACGCGACCTCCAGCGTCGACCCGCAGATCGAGGAGCGCATCCTCGGCGGCCTGCGCGAGAGCGCGGCGAGCGTCGTGGTCGTCGCCTACCGCAAGGCCACCATCTCGCTCGCCGACGAGGTCGTGCACCTCGTGCGCGGCAGGGTCGCCGACCGCGGCACCCACGCCGAGCTGCTCGCCCGCTCGGCCGCGTACCGGGACCTGGTGAACGCCTACGAGCACGCCGAGGCCGAGCGGCCCGACGAGGGCCCGCCCGACGGGACGGCGCTGGAAGGGGCCGACGGAGCCGACGCGGGAGAGGACGTGAGGGCATGACCGCACTGAACGAGACGGCCCTTGACGAGGGCGCGTTCGCCACCCTGCGCCGGGGACTCGCGATCACCCCGGAGTTCCGGCGCGGCCTCGGCCTGACCCTGCTGCTCGCGCTGGTCGCCACCGCGGGCCGGGTGGTCATCCCGATCGCGGTCCAGCAGACGATCGACCACGGCCTGCCCGGCGCCGGCGGGGGCGACCTCGGGTACGTCAGGAACGCCGTCCTGCTGTGCGCGGCGGCCACCGTCGTCACCGCGCTGTCGGCCTATCTGATGAACGTCCGGCTCTACCGGCGCACCGAGGGCTCCCTCGCGACGCTGCGGGTCAAGGCGTTCCGGCACGTGCACGACCTGTCGATGCTCACCCAGGGCGGGCAGCGGCGCGGGGGCCTCGTGTCGCGCGTCACCGGCGACGTCGACCAGATCAGCCAGTTCATGCAGTGGGGCGGGCTGATGTTCCTCGTCTCGGCGGGCGAGATCGTCGTCGTCACCGGGCTGATGGCCGTCTACTCCTGGGAGCTCACCCTCATCGTCTGGGTCGCCTTCCTGCCGCTGGCGTTCGCGCTGCGCTTCTTCCAGAAGCTGATCTCGCGCGCCTACCTGGCGGTCCGCGAGCGGATGGGCGACCTGCTGGCCGCGGTCAGCGAGTCCGTCGTCGGCGCGCCGGTGATCAAGGCTTACGCGGCCGAACGGCGCACCGCCGAGCGGGTGGACCAGGCCGTCGAGGAGGGGCGCACCGCGCAGAAGCGGGCGCAGGCCCTCGTCGCGCTGACCTTCCCGACGAGCGAGATCGTCGCGGCGGTCGCCACCGGGGCCGTCGTCGTCGGCGGCGTGCTGCTGGGGATCGGCGGCGGCATCACCGCGGGCGAGCTCGTGGCGTTCCTGTTCCTGGTGACCCTGTTCGTCAGCCCCATGCAGCAGGCGACGGAGATCCTCAACGACGCGCAGAACGCGATCGCGGGCTGGCGCCGGGTCCTCGGCGTGCTGGACACCGAGCCGGACGTCGCCGACCCGGGCGCGGACGGCGAGGTGCTCGCGCGCGGGCCCGTCGAGGTCCGCTTCGAGGACGTGGCGTTCGCCTACCCGTCGGGGCCGCGGGTCCTGGAAGGGGTCGACGTGCGGATCCCGCCGCAGGCCCGGATCGCGGTCGTGGGCGAGACGGGCTCGGGCAAGACGACCTTCGCCAAGCTGCTGACCCGGCTGATGGACCCCGCCGAGGGGACCGTCCGGGTCGACGGGGTGCCGCTGGACCGGGTGCGGTTCTCCTCGCTGCGCGAGCGGATCGTCATCGTGCCGCAGGACGGGTTCCTGTTCGACACCACGCTCGGCGAGAACATCAGGTACGGGCGGCCCTCGGCGTCGGACGAGGAGATCACCGCGGCCCTCGCCGAGCTGGGGCTGGCCGACTGGCTCGCGGGGCTGCCGCGTGGCCTGGACACCCCGGTCGGGCAGCGCGGGGAGTCCCTGTCGGCGGGGGAACGGCAGCTCGCCGCGCTGGCCCGCGCCTACCTGGCCGACCCGGACCTGCTCGTCCTGGACGAGGCGACCTCCGCCGTCGACCCGGCCACGGAGGTGCGCATCCAGCGTGCGCTGGACGGCATCACGCGCGGCCGGACCTCGGTCGCGATCGCGCACCGCCTGTCCACCGCCGAGGCCGCCGACGAGGTCCTCGTCTTCGACAAGGGCAGGATCGTCCAGCGCGGCCCGCACGCCGACCTCGTCGCCGTCCCCGGCGTCTACGCGGACCTCCACGCCTCCTGGCGCGCCCAGCGCTCCCTTTGACGGGAAGGGGCCGCCCGTCCGGAGGACCCGACGGGCACGGTGCGCCGCCGCCGAAAGGCGCACCGTGCCCCAAGATCGCGGAAAGTTTCTGGACACGAACAAATCCGGAAACCGGCGTATCTCGATTTCGAGATCGAGCCGTCTCTGCCCCGTGAGCTTCACGTGATCAAGCCCGTGTCCAGGCCCTGTGCGCACGATGGATGCGGAAGGTGCCGGTGGGGATGCGGAACGGATCTGTGGAATCGGTCCGGTATGGGCCGTGAACGGGGGAAATACCTTACTGGGCAGGGTTTTCTGCTATCGCGGGCCGTCGCCCTACGGTGATACTCTCGACTCAGCGGTAGCAGTCTTGGTTCGTTACGTGTTCTGCCAGTGGTATAACGCCCGCGCGAACGATGGACAGCGGGCGTTTTGGCTTTCCCGGGGACGGTACCCGGGGGCGAGGACTCCCCGTGCAGACCGCGGTGGGGCCACGAGGTGTGGAACCGTGTTTTGCCGCAAGGAGAAAGACCATGCCCCAGCAGGGCACCGTGAAGTGGTTCAACGCCGAGAAGGGCTACGGCTTCATCGCCGTGGACGGCGGCGGACCCGACGTCTTCGTTCACTACTCGGCCATCCAGAGCTCCGGCTACCGCAGCCTGGAGGAGGCCCAGCGCGTCGAGTTCGAGGTGACCCAGGGCAACCGGGGGCCGCAGGCCGACCAGGTCCGCCCCCTGTAGTACCCCGAGACCGAACCCCGAGACCCGCCTCGAGCACCCCGCCCGAGGCGGGTCTCGC harbors:
- a CDS encoding ABC transporter ATP-binding protein, translated to MPKSLGNAGRSFVTERVNPRVLRAGLRVLGVAIRTEPLMFTLSVVASALYGGMTVASAWVLGEVTERVILPAFAAGETTKGALAAGGAAIVAVSVLKALGVAGRRFWAGLMQYNLQARFRRSVTRQYLRLPLAWHHRHPTGQLLSNASSDIEAAWAPIAPLPMAVGVVFMLVFAAFSILAVDLPLAVVGFLLFPLIALLNLVYQRVLSPRVARAQQLRAEVSEVAHESFEGGLVVKTLGREAAETERFRTAAERLRDANVDVGRVRGLFDPVLESLPRFGVLAVLLFGSMRLDAGAIDTGDLVQVCYLFTLLSWPVRSLGWVLAELPRSVVGWDRVRAVLDAEGAMPYGKGALAVEVAARLEAEDLTFGYADDTTVLSGASLSVAPGRTVAVVGPTGSGKSTLASLLVRLVDPRAGAVRLDGTDVRDLAPGEVARAAALVPQDTFLFDDTVRGNVDLEGDLADADLWAALRLAQADGFVAGLPDGLDTRLGERGATLSGGQRQRLALARALVRRPRLLVLDDATSSVDPQIEERILGGLRESAASVVVVAYRKATISLADEVVHLVRGRVADRGTHAELLARSAAYRDLVNAYEHAEAERPDEGPPDGTALEGADGADAGEDVRA
- a CDS encoding ABC transporter ATP-binding protein, encoding MTALNETALDEGAFATLRRGLAITPEFRRGLGLTLLLALVATAGRVVIPIAVQQTIDHGLPGAGGGDLGYVRNAVLLCAAATVVTALSAYLMNVRLYRRTEGSLATLRVKAFRHVHDLSMLTQGGQRRGGLVSRVTGDVDQISQFMQWGGLMFLVSAGEIVVVTGLMAVYSWELTLIVWVAFLPLAFALRFFQKLISRAYLAVRERMGDLLAAVSESVVGAPVIKAYAAERRTAERVDQAVEEGRTAQKRAQALVALTFPTSEIVAAVATGAVVVGGVLLGIGGGITAGELVAFLFLVTLFVSPMQQATEILNDAQNAIAGWRRVLGVLDTEPDVADPGADGEVLARGPVEVRFEDVAFAYPSGPRVLEGVDVRIPPQARIAVVGETGSGKTTFAKLLTRLMDPAEGTVRVDGVPLDRVRFSSLRERIVIVPQDGFLFDTTLGENIRYGRPSASDEEITAALAELGLADWLAGLPRGLDTPVGQRGESLSAGERQLAALARAYLADPDLLVLDEATSAVDPATEVRIQRALDGITRGRTSVAIAHRLSTAEAADEVLVFDKGRIVQRGPHADLVAVPGVYADLHASWRAQRSL
- a CDS encoding cold-shock protein, translating into MPQQGTVKWFNAEKGYGFIAVDGGGPDVFVHYSAIQSSGYRSLEEAQRVEFEVTQGNRGPQADQVRPL